A window of the Solirubrobacterales bacterium genome harbors these coding sequences:
- the lexA gene encoding transcriptional repressor LexA, whose protein sequence is MVDLTKRQREIFDFIGKYADKTGYPPTVREIGKAVGLHSSSTVHVHLANLEKAGVLRRDPSKPRAIEMLVEKARGAGEAAKETARGAGEAARGAVGAVASAAAPSGLPLLGRVSAGSGMLADENIEDYVDVPAMIGGRDGDYILEVNGESMKNAGIVDGDFVVVRPAPEARDGEIVVAMLDEEDATVKRFFREADHIRLQPENESMEPIRSTDAQVIGKVIGVFRTIATA, encoded by the coding sequence ATGGTTGACCTGACCAAAAGGCAGCGAGAAATCTTCGACTTCATCGGCAAGTACGCCGACAAGACGGGCTACCCCCCGACCGTGCGGGAGATCGGCAAGGCGGTCGGGCTTCATTCCTCGTCAACCGTGCACGTCCATCTGGCCAACCTGGAGAAGGCCGGGGTTCTGCGCCGCGATCCGTCCAAGCCGAGGGCGATCGAGATGTTGGTCGAGAAGGCCAGGGGTGCCGGCGAGGCCGCAAAGGAGACTGCCCGGGGGGCGGGGGAGGCCGCGCGCGGTGCCGTTGGCGCGGTCGCCTCCGCTGCTGCCCCGTCCGGGCTGCCGCTGCTCGGCCGGGTTTCAGCCGGTTCCGGCATGCTGGCCGATGAGAACATCGAGGATTACGTGGATGTGCCGGCGATGATCGGTGGCCGGGACGGCGACTACATCCTCGAGGTGAACGGCGAAAGCATGAAGAACGCCGGGATCGTCGATGGTGACTTCGTGGTGGTGCGCCCGGCGCCCGAGGCCCGTGACGGCGAGATCGTGGTCGCAATGCTGGACGAGGAGGACGCCACCGTCAAACGCTTCTTCCGGGAGGCCGATCACATCCGGCTGCAACCCGAGAACGAGAGCATGGAGCCGATTCGCAGCACAGACGCCCAGGTGATCGGCAAGGTAATCGGTGTCTTTCGCACTATTGCCACCGCTTGA
- a CDS encoding antitoxin VbhA family protein, whose amino-acid sequence MPEQSDKRRNTVRQAIANERLEGLKVSGESRKIAENYIVGKADAKQTAKQIRARYGVE is encoded by the coding sequence ATGCCGGAGCAATCCGACAAGCGCCGCAACACCGTCCGGCAGGCGATCGCCAACGAGCGTCTCGAGGGCCTGAAAGTGTCCGGCGAGTCGCGGAAGATCGCCGAGAACTACATCGTCGGCAAGGCCGACGCCAAACAGACCGCAAAACAGATTCGGGCACGATACGGGGTCGAGTAG
- a CDS encoding Fic family protein translates to MGIVDPYIDEETGELRNLLGTKTATEFRLLEPQLVFANELELDAADIPRSNDLIEVRAIHQHLFRNVYDWAGEIRVVDIKKNDEKSEFFLPSTRITEASDFVFSRLANENFLKGLPPDLWVKRLAYFYDQLNYIHPFREGNGRTQRVFWSRVAADADHAIDWADATGDENDRASRIAAEQLDLTALEAMFTRIVRP, encoded by the coding sequence TTGGGGATCGTTGATCCCTACATCGACGAAGAAACCGGCGAGCTACGAAACCTGCTTGGCACGAAGACCGCCACCGAGTTCAGGCTGCTCGAACCACAACTTGTTTTCGCCAACGAGCTTGAGCTCGACGCCGCGGACATACCTCGGAGCAACGATCTGATCGAGGTCCGCGCCATCCATCAACACCTGTTTCGCAACGTGTACGACTGGGCTGGAGAAATCCGAGTGGTCGATATCAAGAAGAACGATGAGAAATCCGAGTTCTTCCTGCCCTCCACCCGGATAACCGAGGCATCAGACTTCGTGTTTTCCCGACTCGCAAACGAAAATTTCCTGAAGGGTCTGCCACCCGACCTCTGGGTCAAACGGCTGGCCTACTTCTACGACCAGCTGAACTACATCCACCCCTTCCGGGAAGGCAATGGCCGTACCCAGAGAGTCTTCTGGTCTCGGGTCGCAGCGGACGCCGACCACGCCATCGACTGGGCCGACGCCACCGGCGACGAGAATGATCGAGCCTCGCGGATCGCTGCCGAGCAACTCGACCTGACTGCCCTGGAAGCGATGTTCACTCGCATCGTGCGGCCCTGA